A region of Actinomycetota bacterium DNA encodes the following proteins:
- a CDS encoding glycosyltransferase, with protein MDFSFSFPNVSIIVVNYNGKKYLKDCLDSINLLDYPKERVETIVIDNGSTDSSVEFIKESYPKVKIIENDKNIGFAPAVNQGAKTAGGKYIAILNNDTRVDSKWLIELIKPIYEYNQVVCTGSKVLSWDGKKIDFVGSMVNFEGKGFQIDYGFPIEHDKYTEDKYYLFVNGSSMLVDKEVFLNVGGFDEDFFAYYEDVDFGWRLWILGYKVVFTPKSIVYHHHHGTSYRYGHDRHRYLMERNSLYTVYKNYSDENLGKIFSSSLLTQLSRVFVETELSSDSYKINYKGDVKEKEELSRLSGSSLLATKEFIQNLDKLKQKREWIQANRKRSDNVIFNYFKGEFLAISPNEEYQKNQQQILKAFDVYDIFQKSKRKTILILSNDIVAKKLAGPGIRCINFAEVLSEYFNVIIAILNEPDFEPDQYELIKVDSKNIEQLVERADIIMTQGTQFIRYPLLKETDKPIIMDLYDPFNIATLVEYSHLSIREWEKVYKSVHNDLKKQLYYGDFFTCASERQRDYWLGLLTALYRVNPIVFKNDISLRRLIDVVPYGISSKKPFHSKKVLKGVIGNIKDTDKVIMWGGGIYNWYDPLTLVYAINKISKKRDDIKLYIMGVKHPNPDVKELSLLNETFQLSKSLKLKDKFIFFYEGWVEYRERQNYLLESDIGIITHPDHIETRLCFRNRILDYIWTNLPIISTKGDILSAMVEEKELGLTVDAGDVDGLVNAIEELCDNHQLIKKCKENLERVVPTFYWEEVVKPLIDYCNDPIKTAYRKEAEEKKVREKKLELEGVLLMKEGSEKGLQRKGLYYYIKRFLYHLRYSGLRKAIQFTKNILSKK; from the coding sequence GCAGTAAATCAGGGTGCAAAAACAGCTGGTGGGAAATATATTGCAATACTAAATAATGATACAAGGGTTGACTCTAAATGGTTAATAGAACTTATAAAACCAATCTATGAATATAATCAGGTAGTATGTACTGGGTCTAAAGTTCTTAGTTGGGATGGTAAAAAGATAGATTTTGTAGGTTCTATGGTTAATTTTGAAGGTAAGGGTTTTCAGATTGATTATGGTTTTCCAATTGAGCATGATAAGTACACAGAGGATAAATATTATCTATTTGTAAATGGTAGTTCAATGCTTGTAGATAAGGAAGTATTTTTAAATGTTGGTGGATTTGATGAGGATTTTTTTGCTTATTACGAAGATGTTGATTTTGGATGGAGACTCTGGATATTAGGTTATAAGGTTGTATTTACCCCAAAATCAATTGTTTATCATCACCATCATGGAACTTCATATAGGTATGGTCATGATAGACATAGATACTTAATGGAGAGAAATTCACTTTATACAGTTTATAAAAATTATTCTGATGAAAACTTAGGAAAGATATTTTCCTCCTCTTTACTCACTCAACTTTCCAGAGTTTTTGTAGAAACAGAACTTTCCAGTGATAGCTATAAAATCAATTATAAAGGAGATGTAAAAGAGAAAGAGGAACTTTCAAGACTTTCCGGTAGCTCACTTTTAGCCACAAAAGAATTCATTCAGAATCTTGATAAACTAAAACAGAAGAGAGAATGGATTCAAGCTAATAGGAAAAGGTCAGATAATGTTATTTTTAACTATTTTAAAGGAGAGTTTCTTGCTATTTCTCCAAATGAGGAGTATCAGAAGAATCAGCAACAGATTTTAAAAGCATTTGATGTTTATGACATTTTTCAAAAAAGTAAAAGAAAAACTATTTTGATATTGTCTAATGATATTGTAGCTAAAAAATTAGCTGGTCCCGGAATAAGATGTATCAATTTTGCTGAGGTTTTAAGTGAGTATTTCAATGTAATTATAGCTATTCTAAATGAACCTGATTTCGAACCAGATCAATATGAATTAATTAAAGTTGACTCAAAAAATATTGAACAATTGGTAGAAAGAGCAGATATTATTATGACTCAGGGTACACAATTTATCAGGTACCCTTTATTAAAGGAAACTGATAAACCCATTATAATGGACTTATATGACCCATTTAATATTGCAACTTTAGTAGAATATTCACATCTTTCTATTAGAGAATGGGAAAAGGTTTATAAATCTGTTCATAATGATTTAAAAAAACAACTATATTATGGTGATTTCTTTACCTGTGCAAGTGAAAGGCAAAGAGATTATTGGTTAGGTTTGTTAACTGCTTTATATAGAGTAAATCCTATAGTATTTAAGAATGATATTAGTTTGAGAAGATTGATTGATGTTGTACCTTATGGAATCTCATCAAAAAAGCCGTTTCATTCAAAAAAAGTATTAAAGGGAGTTATTGGAAATATCAAAGACACAGATAAGGTGATAATGTGGGGAGGAGGAATATATAATTGGTACGACCCGTTAACATTAGTTTATGCAATTAATAAGATATCAAAAAAGAGAGATGATATAAAGCTATATATTATGGGAGTAAAACACCCCAATCCCGATGTTAAGGAGCTCTCTCTTTTAAACGAAACTTTTCAATTATCTAAATCTTTAAAATTAAAGGATAAATTTATATTTTTTTATGAGGGGTGGGTGGAATATAGAGAAAGGCAAAACTATTTACTCGAATCTGATATAGGAATTATTACTCATCCTGACCATATTGAAACAAGATTATGTTTTAGAAATAGGATTTTAGATTATATTTGGACAAACCTTCCTATAATATCTACAAAAGGGGATATATTAAGTGCAATGGTAGAAGAAAAGGAATTAGGATTAACAGTTGATGCAGGTGATGTAGATGGTTTAGTAAATGCAATAGAAGAGCTTTGTGATAATCATCAGTTGATAAAAAAATGTAAAGAAAATTTAGAAAGAGTTGTTCCTACATTCTATTGGGAGGAAGTGGTAAAACCTTTAATTGATTATTGCAATGATCCTATAAAAACAGCATATAGAAAAGAAGCAGAGGAAAAAAAGGTAAGAGAGAAAAAATTAGAATTAGAAGGAGTTCTATTAATGAAGGAAGGATCAGAGAAAGGTTTACAAAGAAAAGGTTTGTACTATTATATAAAGAGGTTTTTATATCATTTGCGATATAGTGGTTTAAGAAAAGCTATTCAATTCACAAAGAATATATTGTCAAAAAAATAG